ATGGCCTCTTCCCCTTTTTGGCCATTTACGACTACGCCCCTGGTTCACTGCTCAGAATGGGCGAACGAGATGGAGAGCCCCTGCCGCCTTCTTCAGGTTGGTCCTGCGCGTACGCGCAATTGGGGAAAATTTTGGGGTGTCGCGTGTCCTGGGGGATCGCTTGCGCTTGCCTCAGGACAATGGCACCCAACCATTCCCACAAGCTGTCAAAGGGAACGACCCATCGGCTTTACGCTCGCGCGCACCGGTGAACGCCACCGGCGTTTGTCCTGATCCCCCCGGCGTCGCTCGCTTCCGCCACCTCGCATTCTGACGGACGTTGAAATCCAGATTTAGCGGGCGAGAAATTTTCCGACTCGACGGTTCGCGTGATCTCATAGGCCCCCTTAAGCCCTCTACTGAACAACATCAGCCTGTATTTGCTGGAGGTAGGACTCACCGCTATCGGAGGACTCCGGGAATCGGGACGAGAAGGAACGAAGGACTCGTGTGCCTTTAACCGAGGTGCTTTTGGTCAGAAAGAAAGCGACTGGCAGCAAAGCGGAAGATCTGCCTTGCTGCCAGCCGATATATTTCCTGCGGATGATCAGAATTCGTACCGGAGGGCAAATTGCATGATGCGCTCCCTGGTGAGCGTCCCCTGATACTGACCGAATGTCGCCGTAATATCGGGCAAGACGGTCAGCGCCCCGGTGTTAAAGCGCACGGAGTTCGTCAGGTTGAAAACTTCCCAGCGGAACTGGAGCCGGTGATTTTCATAGATCGGGAACGCCTTCATCAAGCCGAAGTCAATGGTGAAGTACCCATCTCCGCGGATGCGATTGCGGAACCCCACCTCACCGGGCCTGGCGAAGCGCAGCAGCTTGAGCACCTCCGAAGGATTGGAGAAGATCGAAGGTCGAACCCTGCCATCGGGGAAGCGCACGCTCTTATTCGTTTTGGTCAGCTTCTCCAGGTCCTTGAAGGTGACGCCCTCTTTGAGTTCGGCATTGCCCTGGAGGTTCCAGTTGGTCGGCCAGGCCAATCGGGCGTTGATGATATTAGCCGGCAGACCGCTCGTCCAGCGGAACACGCCCGTCGTCTGCCAGCCCCCGATGATATGATTGGCCCACCCGGGCACATCTCGACCGACCGGCTTGCCGCGACCAAAGGGAAGCTCAAAGATCCACGACCCATTGATCTGGTGCCGCAGGTCGAAGTCCGAGTGCGAGTATTGAAGTCTCGGGTTCCAACTGTTGATGATGAAGTTGGAGTATCCGCCAAAGCCGGCATTACCGAAGGAAGCTCCGCGCTCAACATCCGACGTGAGGTCGAGCGACTTCGAGAGGGTGTAGTTAAAGTCGAACTGCGTTCCGGCGCTGAAGCGCTTGCGGAAGACGAGCTGGAAGGCATGGTATTCGGAGAAACCGATCGTGCTTTGACCGGCCAGCGCCGAGTACTGATCATGGAAGAAGGAGAAGGGACGCCCCGCCGGATTATCGGCCGTTCCAAAGGCACAGGCCGGGACGCAGTTGACATCGAGGATAAAGAGCGCCGTCGTGTAATCGGGCGCGTTGTCAAGGAACACCTGGTAGATCGCCTGTGTATTGGTCAAGCCACCTCCGGCGCGTGCACCGGCTGTGGGGAAGATATTCTCCCAGTAGGGAATTCGAGGAACGGCGCTCACGGGCGTATTGGCTTCGATCAGTCGCGCCAGTATTGAGGCCGCCTGGAAATAACTCATGCCCGACTTGGGATCAACCAGGTCGAGCGGCATGGCGAGATCACGCCGGGTGAGCAACTTCCGTCCCCGGCGGCCCACGTAGGCCAGCTCAACGCTCAAGCCCTTGGGCAGCTCGCGGCCGATGACGAAATTAATCATGTGGGCGTAAGGCGTCACCAGCGTATCGTCAATGCTGGTGGTAATGGCGAAAAGACCGAAGGGCGGTGTTTGCGGGAAGCCTCCCGGTGGGGCGGGCCGTAAAATCACATTGCCCGCTCGATCCACGCGGGGTATATCGTAGATACCGGTGAACCGCGGAGCCGTCGCCTCGGTTTGCGTACTCGATGGATTGGTGAGTGAGGTGGACATCCCGAAGGAGCCGCCTTCGTCGAAAGTCGTGGCCAGCCCATGACCGATGCGATCGTAGACGAGCCCGTAGCCCAACCGGAAGACCGTCTTCCCCTCGCCGAAGAGGAAACGGAGGAAATCCCGAGGCGACCAGGCAACGGCGAAGCGCGGCGCCCAATTGTTGTAATCGAACGGGTAGTAGCCGGGACGATTGTTCGCCGGTCCGGCCAGATCGAAACTGATGCGCGGGGCTTCGTTGGAGGGAATACCGCGCAACATGTTGGCCCGACGGATCTCGACGAACTCGCCGAAGCTGGGCACCGGTTTCACCTGCAACCCGTTGGTCTCCCACGGGGGTGAGAAGTAGCTATAGCGCACGCCCAGCGTGAGCGTGAAGTTGGGTCGAATACGCCAGACATCCTGGACATATCCTTCGTACTCGTTGGAGGCAAACCGACGACGAACGGCCTCGCCTTCAGCCAACGTATTGCCCTGCCTGTCGTAGTTATACCGGGCGGTGATTTGCGTGATAAGGCCCCAGATAAGGGTCGCAGAGTCTCCCCACGCCGCATAGAAACCGGAGGAGACCGCCGGCAACCGGGTGCACCCGGGTTGCGCGCAGCGCGGATGTCCCGGAGCGGTGAACCGTCCCACACCCAACAACCAGGATCCGTTAGTGACGACCGTGTGGAACGAGTTGGCGAGCGTGAACCGAGGGAGACGGGTATAGCGGATATTTGTCCCCGCCTGAATCGTGTGCGCACCTTTGATCCAGGAGATGTCATCCACCAGGTTGTGGGTCGTGGTCACCCGTCCCGAACTGCGCGTGGTTGCCGGGAGATCGCTCAAGAAGCGGAAGGTGACCTGTGTGCGCTGCTGGAGTCCTGCCGTTTCCTCCTTAAATCGGGTGTACCCCCAACGGAACGAGTTGGTCACGTTGGATGACAGGACCGAATCATAGCCCAGGGCGAATCCCTTCGGGTTCACCAGCGTCAGCGTGTTCGGCGGATTACCGGGAAACTGCGGTGCACCGCGGCGCGTATCATCCTGAAGATTCCCACGCCAGAACAGGACGTGCCGTCCGGACGAATCGAGATTGAAATCAGTTCGCAGGATGAACGTATTCTCCTCGTTTTTGATCGGTGCGGTGAACCGGAAGCCCTGACGATTCAATCCATCAATGCCCGGCTCATTCGGC
This portion of the Blastocatellia bacterium genome encodes:
- a CDS encoding TonB-dependent receptor, with product MWRRKITRWWASGLCSLMLGIGLTTAALAQATTSISGTVTDPTGAVVSGATVTLTQAATGITRTVTTNEKGYYTFTQVPPGRYTLRVEQTGFKTIVRENLELQVNLPTVLDVQFTEVGQVVETVEVVGEALINKTDASMGNVIGEVQIRQLPLQARNVVNLLSLQPGAVYLPTGDIRSGSISGSRSDQSNVTLDGVDVNDPQFGFAYTSVLRMTLDSVQEFRVTTTNYNASQGRSSAAQVSLVTKRGTNEVHGSAYWYHRNTATSANEYFNKLAQIESGRPNKPPKLNWHIFGASAGAPIIKNRWFIFANYEGFRESSELSVTRDVPSMLLRNGYIQYRCADPAQCPATSITIGGRTFSVPAGVRALTPQELATVDPLGIGPNPAALAHFQRYPEPNEPGIDGLNRQGFRFTAPIKNEENTFILRTDFNLDSSGRHVLFWRGNLQDDTRRGAPQFPGNPPNTLTLVNPKGFALGYDSVLSSNVTNSFRWGYTRFKEETAGLQQRTQVTFRFLSDLPATTRSSGRVTTTHNLVDDISWIKGAHTIQAGTNIRYTRLPRFTLANSFHTVVTNGSWLLGVGRFTAPGHPRCAQPGCTRLPAVSSGFYAAWGDSATLIWGLITQITARYNYDRQGNTLAEGEAVRRRFASNEYEGYVQDVWRIRPNFTLTLGVRYSYFSPPWETNGLQVKPVPSFGEFVEIRRANMLRGIPSNEAPRISFDLAGPANNRPGYYPFDYNNWAPRFAVAWSPRDFLRFLFGEGKTVFRLGYGLVYDRIGHGLATTFDEGGSFGMSTSLTNPSSTQTEATAPRFTGIYDIPRVDRAGNVILRPAPPGGFPQTPPFGLFAITTSIDDTLVTPYAHMINFVIGRELPKGLSVELAYVGRRGRKLLTRRDLAMPLDLVDPKSGMSYFQAASILARLIEANTPVSAVPRIPYWENIFPTAGARAGGGLTNTQAIYQVFLDNAPDYTTALFILDVNCVPACAFGTADNPAGRPFSFFHDQYSALAGQSTIGFSEYHAFQLVFRKRFSAGTQFDFNYTLSKSLDLTSDVERGASFGNAGFGGYSNFIINSWNPRLQYSHSDFDLRHQINGSWIFELPFGRGKPVGRDVPGWANHIIGGWQTTGVFRWTSGLPANIINARLAWPTNWNLQGNAELKEGVTFKDLEKLTKTNKSVRFPDGRVRPSIFSNPSEVLKLLRFARPGEVGFRNRIRGDGYFTIDFGLMKAFPIYENHRLQFRWEVFNLTNSVRFNTGALTVLPDITATFGQYQGTLTRERIMQFALRYEF